A portion of the Alphaproteobacteria bacterium genome contains these proteins:
- the rnhA gene encoding ribonuclease HI, translating into MKDHIEIYTDGACQGNPGPGGWGALLRYKGHEKTLSGFEPETTNNRMELMAALKALESVTKGLEIHLYTDSEYLRKGITEWLIQWKKRGWKTASNKPVKNQDLWEILDTLNQKFKIHWHWVRGHSGHAENERVDELAREAIRLKT; encoded by the coding sequence GTGAAGGATCATATCGAAATTTATACGGATGGCGCCTGCCAGGGGAATCCTGGACCGGGGGGTTGGGGCGCCTTGTTGCGGTATAAGGGGCACGAAAAAACCTTATCTGGATTTGAACCAGAAACCACTAATAATCGTATGGAGTTGATGGCCGCCCTGAAGGCTTTGGAATCTGTTACAAAAGGTTTGGAAATTCATCTGTATACGGATAGCGAATATTTGCGCAAAGGTATTACAGAGTGGCTAATTCAGTGGAAAAAACGCGGTTGGAAAACGGCCAGTAACAAGCCTGTTAAGAATCAAGATTTATGGGAAATTTTGGACACCCTGAATCAGAAATTTAAGATCCATTGGCATTGGGTGCGGGGCCATTCAGGCCATGCTGAAAATGAACGAGTGGATGAGTTAGCCCGGGAAGCCATCAGACTAAAAACCTAG
- a CDS encoding glycosyltransferase family 4 protein produces the protein MKSTGEIFRVLQIIPRLDMGGAERGTIELAAYLNKKNVGSFVVSAGGNLVPLLIKQGTVHQSIPVDSKNPLVIFLNIFRLRKFIRTHNIDLVDVRSRAPAWSTYFAIRKTKAKMIATFHGLYSHQNFLKKFYNKIMTKGSLIVAVSHFISAHIKEIYKIHPKKIVLIPRGVDLTIFAPDKVPQRRLEALIQNLQIPEDQFVIFVPGRLSRPKGHEVLLEALSYLKNKEYICLFVGKSKNESYRKELEEQAEIYGIRDKLFIKENCLDMPALYKLATVTVSPSTWPESFGRTMAEAGAMGCPVIASNQGGVKEIVIHGETGYLFPTEDTRVLAEYIDKILGLTKAERESMGRKSIEHIQKKFSNKQMFDKTLQAYKNALA, from the coding sequence ATGAAATCTACTGGAGAAATTTTTCGTGTTCTGCAAATCATCCCAAGGCTTGATATGGGCGGGGCAGAACGCGGCACCATTGAACTGGCTGCGTATCTAAACAAAAAGAATGTGGGCTCTTTTGTTGTGTCTGCTGGGGGAAATCTGGTTCCTTTGCTGATAAAACAAGGTACCGTTCATCAGTCTATTCCCGTTGATTCAAAGAATCCCCTTGTTATATTTTTGAATATTTTTAGACTGCGCAAATTTATTAGAACCCACAATATTGACTTGGTGGATGTACGTAGCCGTGCGCCGGCTTGGAGCACCTATTTCGCCATTCGTAAAACGAAGGCCAAGATGATTGCCACTTTTCATGGGCTCTATAGTCATCAGAATTTTCTAAAGAAATTTTATAATAAAATTATGACCAAGGGGTCTTTGATTGTTGCGGTTTCTCATTTTATTAGCGCGCACATAAAAGAAATTTACAAAATTCATCCTAAAAAAATCGTCCTGATTCCCCGAGGCGTTGATTTGACTATCTTTGCCCCCGATAAAGTTCCTCAACGACGTTTAGAAGCCTTGATTCAGAATCTGCAAATTCCAGAAGATCAATTTGTTATTTTTGTGCCTGGTCGGTTGTCGCGCCCCAAAGGTCATGAGGTTTTGCTAGAAGCCTTGTCTTACCTTAAAAACAAAGAATATATTTGTCTGTTTGTTGGTAAAAGCAAAAATGAATCTTACAGAAAAGAACTGGAAGAGCAGGCGGAAATTTATGGCATCCGGGATAAGTTGTTTATTAAGGAAAATTGTTTAGATATGCCCGCCCTATATAAGCTGGCAACTGTTACGGTTAGCCCCTCAACTTGGCCAGAATCCTTTGGCCGCACTATGGCAGAAGCGGGCGCTATGGGGTGCCCCGTTATTGCCAGCAACCAAGGGGGCGTGAAAGAAATTGTGATCCACGGGGAAACAGGGTACTTGTTTCCAACGGAAGATACCCGGGTTTTGGCCGAATACATTGATAAAATTCTGGGCCTGACCAAGGCAGAGCGAGAATCCATGGGCCGTAAATCCATTGAACATATTCAGAAAAAGTTTTCAAACAAGCAAATGTTTGATAAGACACTGCAGGCTTATAAGAACGCTTTGGCTTAA
- a CDS encoding DMT family transporter codes for MISLFLLVGLIGGTTWVLVPVQLKYLPFEFAVSYRFGLASLVLFTVALVKHRSFIKISRTDHLLLVLQGILFFGLNHILCYISSQYIPTGLIAVSVSLMIIPNAILGFLLFRESITPQYILGATLGLIGVLLTLYGKDFSLSGHYFTGFSIAFCSTFLSAAGTILSKKLTLRKIPILWITAYGTLYGSIFSFFLGFLHHGKIYTSFDTSYILALFYVSIVATAFVSIVYFQVVAKQGASRAAYLWLVVPVIAVFASQICENFHPHILTWFGLALVMGGLFLCLNEKKIPMKKLDVKVSESA; via the coding sequence TTGATATCATTATTTTTGTTAGTTGGGCTTATTGGGGGTACGACCTGGGTTCTTGTTCCGGTTCAACTTAAATATTTGCCTTTTGAGTTTGCTGTATCTTATCGATTCGGTCTGGCCAGTCTTGTTCTTTTTACGGTCGCCTTGGTGAAACACAGGTCCTTTATAAAAATTTCAAGGACGGATCATCTGTTGCTTGTATTACAGGGGATTCTTTTTTTCGGCTTGAATCATATCCTGTGCTATATTTCGTCACAATATATTCCCACAGGGCTGATTGCCGTTTCCGTTTCGTTGATGATCATTCCGAATGCTATTTTGGGCTTCTTATTGTTCAGAGAATCGATCACCCCCCAATATATTTTGGGGGCGACGTTGGGTCTTATTGGCGTTCTTTTGACTCTTTATGGAAAAGATTTTTCCTTATCAGGTCATTATTTCACAGGGTTTTCTATTGCTTTCTGCAGCACCTTTTTGTCAGCGGCGGGCACCATACTTTCCAAAAAACTTACTCTTAGGAAAATTCCTATTCTGTGGATAACGGCTTACGGTACCCTTTATGGAAGTATTTTTAGTTTCTTTTTAGGCTTTCTACATCATGGAAAAATTTATACGTCTTTTGATACATCTTATATTTTGGCTCTTTTTTATGTATCAATTGTGGCAACCGCTTTTGTAAGTATCGTTTACTTTCAAGTGGTTGCAAAACAGGGCGCTAGTCGAGCTGCTTATTTGTGGCTGGTCGTTCCAGTGATTGCCGTCTTTGCATCCCAAATATGTGAAAATTTTCATCCCCATATCTTGACCTGGTTTGGACTGGCGCTGGTTATGGGGGGGCTCTTTTTATGTCTAAATGAAAAGAAAATTCCTATGAAAAAACTGGATGTTAAAGTTTCAGAAAGCGCTTAG
- a CDS encoding LysR family transcriptional regulator, protein MDIDKLKAFSLVAEFGGLNKAAENLSVTPSWVSKQVYALQRELNCDLFFQGKRKFVLTEEGRTFLKSTNKILAELRKAEGLLEANQQSIAGEIVISTTNAMANLYMLDALAGFIKAYPAVRLTVVGSDDETHLVFGKVDVAVRPFMSSHEDFDKKDLWDSQMYLYASEDYIKTHGEPKTKEDLAKHRIISYGHYAAFPYREINWHLSLLPQDFQPFLSINSGAAMLKAVENGLGIAPISQMALHSKVPLVKLLPQYPGPSVKVYFYYPEGMRDSQKINELYEYLRKFFSKK, encoded by the coding sequence ATGGATATAGATAAATTAAAAGCTTTTTCTTTAGTGGCCGAATTTGGCGGTTTAAATAAAGCGGCAGAAAATCTTTCTGTAACACCTTCTTGGGTTTCAAAACAGGTTTATGCCCTGCAACGAGAATTAAATTGTGATCTCTTTTTTCAAGGCAAAAGAAAATTTGTTTTGACTGAGGAAGGCAGAACTTTTCTGAAATCAACCAATAAGATTTTAGCTGAACTGCGGAAGGCAGAAGGATTGCTTGAAGCTAATCAGCAATCTATAGCTGGTGAAATCGTTATTTCAACGACCAATGCCATGGCTAATTTATATATGCTTGATGCATTGGCAGGGTTTATAAAAGCTTACCCAGCTGTTCGCCTTACGGTTGTAGGGAGTGATGATGAAACTCATCTCGTTTTTGGCAAGGTTGATGTTGCTGTTCGGCCTTTCATGTCTAGCCACGAGGATTTTGATAAAAAAGACCTTTGGGATTCGCAGATGTATTTATATGCTAGTGAAGACTACATTAAAACTCATGGAGAACCCAAGACCAAAGAAGACCTTGCAAAACATAGAATTATTTCCTATGGACATTATGCGGCGTTTCCTTATAGGGAAATTAACTGGCATCTATCCTTGTTACCTCAAGATTTTCAGCCTTTTTTAAGCATTAATTCAGGTGCTGCCATGTTAAAAGCAGTTGAAAACGGTCTGGGAATTGCCCCTATATCACAAATGGCTCTTCACAGTAAGGTGCCTTTGGTTAAATTATTGCCACAATACCCTGGTCCTTCCGTTAAAGTTTATTTTTACTACCCAGAAGGAATGCGGGATTCGCAAAAAATCAATGAGTTGTACGAATACTTGCGGAAATTCTTTTCTAAAAAATAG
- a CDS encoding HEXXH motif-containing putative peptide modification protein — protein MRTETDFYPCPKRADFLVAGLRKKLAGSLSYLLEFASVNHKIEPTKAQSKINQISNAPNVSGYLFALNKKLLDSLQNNDKQTVQEIIDEIATGNYIFSDFSFTNFPTETRQKTWLSEVVCFEENCYPGPVRCEEDQYQITKKGLEKAFQVLKDVDPELHGEIFSLASEALIFDSKVMRTGSSFDLYGSIYYSQLRPHNDWLKFLEDTVHEAAHLYLFSFVGDDALVLNKFEKLYNIHFRDDKRALVGVYHGTFVLARILYFFDKLIKSGHPSIKGREDNLRELLAGWKQSFSDGLQVIERDGVLTPFAKDLMLDTKEKISLID, from the coding sequence GTGAGAACTGAAACAGATTTTTACCCATGCCCTAAGCGGGCAGACTTTTTAGTGGCGGGCCTTCGTAAGAAGTTGGCTGGAAGTCTTTCCTATCTGTTGGAATTTGCATCCGTTAATCACAAAATTGAGCCGACAAAAGCCCAGAGCAAAATAAATCAAATTTCCAATGCCCCGAATGTTTCAGGGTATTTATTTGCGCTTAATAAAAAACTTTTAGATAGTTTGCAGAATAATGATAAGCAAACTGTCCAAGAAATTATTGATGAAATTGCCACAGGAAATTATATTTTTTCAGACTTCTCTTTCACGAATTTCCCCACAGAAACAAGGCAGAAAACCTGGTTATCTGAGGTTGTGTGCTTTGAGGAAAACTGCTACCCAGGGCCTGTGCGTTGTGAAGAAGATCAATACCAAATCACAAAAAAAGGATTAGAAAAAGCCTTCCAAGTCTTGAAGGATGTTGATCCAGAACTTCATGGGGAGATTTTTTCTTTGGCCAGCGAAGCTTTGATTTTCGATTCAAAAGTTATGCGCACTGGATCCAGTTTTGATCTTTATGGATCTATTTATTACAGCCAGCTTAGACCCCACAATGATTGGTTAAAATTTTTAGAAGATACAGTGCATGAGGCAGCTCATCTTTATTTATTTTCCTTTGTTGGGGATGACGCCCTTGTTTTGAACAAATTTGAAAAACTTTATAATATTCACTTCCGGGATGACAAAAGGGCTTTAGTTGGCGTTTATCATGGAACGTTTGTTTTGGCTAGAATTCTATATTTCTTTGATAAGCTGATAAAAAGTGGGCACCCCTCAATAAAGGGTCGAGAAGACAATCTAAGAGAGTTGCTAGCTGGATGGAAGCAAAGCTTTTCAGACGGTCTGCAAGTCATAGAAAGAGATGGGGTTTTAACGCCATTTGCCAAGGATTTGATGCTAGATACGAAGGAAAAAATTTCTTTAATAGATTAA
- a CDS encoding AAA family ATPase produces MPKAVLLKNYGIPNLAVPSKKSADQKNLSLFDLSSHHRAKTALDFAIKMRDPGFNVFVIAGSRTGTMEATLNYIKSNLSDVPPPCDLVYLNNFKEPSKPYFCKFPTGIANKFKEELGQTIRKIKESLLKNFADPEFIKAIKKEEQSVEHMVQKTLDKVRHFAVSHQLDIHRAKDESLVIVFKTEKGFTPVEELPDSMQKKLAPLLKKIHEGLASLTQIALSEGDNLSERLDHLKRSRASEVINPHLEKLEKAYATVNGMQEWIHAMQEDMLKHLHLFLNTQNDLKKKDEVSLDKWYAIHVLVSNDGMSHLPVILEPNPSYENLFGSIKYYTTPMGGFETDFTMIFPGSLHKANGGILVLRGEELANNPQTWHFLKAALRDKEIRIEELYRVAGVPLLEAPDPQPIPLDVQIVLVGDPKWYYSFFFADDEFQDYFKIKSDIDATISIGPKNLEIISCLLQEYCIKELKYAVESSALKYVISYGCRLANHRKKITADISVFKDILKEASVFAKTDSKKSIRQEDVVHAIEGRHRRNSKFQDLEQEYLEEDLIMIKTRGMATGQINGLTVQSIGSETFGSPSRITARTYMGRHGVINIEHAVDMGGPLQHKGVLSLEGFLKGLLAKYFPISFSANITFEQNYTGVEGDSASIAELLAILSSLGNVPLRQDIAITGSMNQFGLVQPIGSVNEKVEGFYYACKRQGLTGTQGVMIPKGNETNLNLLPEVSKAIDEGKFSVWSFDDVFDAVELFTGLESGHQMFLKETDKTKETVFGKVYEQLRFYDTELKKRLLDTEMN; encoded by the coding sequence ATGCCAAAGGCCGTTCTGCTTAAAAATTATGGAATTCCAAATCTAGCCGTTCCTTCAAAAAAATCGGCGGACCAAAAGAATCTGAGCTTATTTGATTTATCTTCCCACCATCGGGCCAAAACAGCCTTGGATTTTGCAATAAAAATGCGGGATCCGGGATTTAATGTATTTGTAATTGCAGGCAGCAGAACAGGTACCATGGAGGCCACACTCAATTATATAAAATCAAACCTTTCTGACGTTCCCCCCCCTTGTGATCTTGTATATTTGAACAACTTTAAAGAACCCAGCAAGCCCTATTTCTGTAAATTTCCAACAGGAATAGCCAACAAATTTAAAGAAGAACTTGGGCAAACTATTCGAAAAATTAAGGAATCTCTTTTAAAGAATTTTGCAGATCCAGAATTCATTAAGGCCATCAAAAAAGAAGAACAAAGTGTTGAACATATGGTGCAAAAAACCTTAGATAAGGTGCGCCATTTTGCTGTATCCCATCAGTTAGATATTCATCGGGCCAAGGACGAAAGCCTGGTAATCGTTTTCAAAACGGAAAAGGGGTTTACACCTGTTGAAGAGTTACCAGATTCGATGCAAAAGAAGCTTGCTCCCTTGTTGAAAAAAATACATGAAGGTCTAGCCTCTTTAACCCAGATTGCCCTATCAGAGGGGGATAACCTTTCGGAAAGGTTAGACCACCTTAAAAGATCACGAGCAAGCGAAGTTATTAATCCCCATCTGGAAAAACTGGAAAAAGCCTATGCAACAGTAAATGGGATGCAAGAGTGGATTCATGCGATGCAGGAAGATATGCTGAAACATTTGCATCTTTTTTTGAATACCCAGAATGATTTGAAAAAGAAAGATGAGGTTTCTTTAGACAAATGGTATGCCATTCATGTGCTTGTTTCGAACGACGGCATGTCTCACTTGCCCGTGATTTTGGAGCCCAATCCCTCTTACGAAAATTTATTTGGATCCATCAAATATTATACAACGCCTATGGGGGGGTTTGAAACGGATTTCACGATGATCTTTCCTGGATCTCTTCATAAAGCTAACGGGGGAATTTTGGTCTTACGGGGAGAAGAACTTGCCAACAACCCCCAAACCTGGCACTTTTTAAAAGCAGCCTTACGAGACAAAGAAATTCGCATTGAAGAACTCTATCGTGTTGCAGGTGTGCCGCTGTTAGAGGCTCCAGACCCCCAACCCATTCCTTTAGACGTTCAAATTGTTCTGGTGGGCGATCCCAAATGGTACTATTCATTCTTCTTCGCAGATGATGAATTTCAGGATTATTTCAAAATCAAATCAGACATTGATGCCACCATTTCTATTGGACCAAAAAACCTGGAAATAATTTCCTGTTTGCTGCAAGAATATTGCATTAAAGAACTAAAATATGCTGTTGAATCTTCTGCCCTTAAGTATGTCATTAGTTATGGATGCCGTCTGGCTAACCATCGTAAAAAAATTACGGCAGATATATCTGTTTTTAAGGATATTTTAAAAGAAGCGAGCGTTTTCGCAAAAACTGATAGCAAAAAAAGCATCCGACAAGAGGATGTAGTGCATGCCATTGAAGGCCGCCATCGTCGCAATTCGAAATTCCAAGATCTTGAACAGGAATATTTGGAAGAAGATCTGATTATGATTAAAACCCGGGGAATGGCCACGGGGCAAATCAACGGATTGACAGTTCAAAGTATTGGGTCTGAAACTTTTGGAAGCCCCTCTCGCATTACAGCACGCACCTATATGGGTCGTCATGGAGTCATTAATATTGAGCATGCTGTTGATATGGGGGGACCCCTTCAACATAAGGGAGTACTATCTTTAGAAGGGTTTTTGAAGGGTCTTTTGGCAAAGTATTTTCCCATTTCTTTTTCCGCCAATATTACCTTCGAACAAAACTATACGGGGGTAGAGGGAGACAGTGCCTCTATTGCTGAATTATTGGCCATTTTGTCGTCCCTGGGCAATGTTCCCTTGCGACAAGATATCGCCATCACAGGGTCCATGAATCAGTTCGGTTTGGTGCAACCCATTGGGAGTGTCAATGAAAAGGTTGAGGGATTTTATTACGCCTGTAAACGGCAAGGTTTAACGGGTACTCAAGGAGTCATGATTCCCAAGGGCAATGAAACCAATTTAAACCTGTTGCCAGAGGTCTCTAAAGCCATTGACGAGGGCAAGTTTAGTGTATGGAGCTTTGATGATGTCTTTGATGCGGTTGAGTTGTTTACGGGCCTGGAATCCGGCCATCAGATGTTTTTAAAGGAAACTGATAAAACAAAAGAAACAGTTTTTGGAAAAGTTTATGAGCAATTGCGCTTTTACGATACAGAACTCAAAAAAAGACTACTCGATACAGAGATGAATTAA